The Chelonia mydas isolate rCheMyd1 chromosome 3, rCheMyd1.pri.v2, whole genome shotgun sequence genome includes a region encoding these proteins:
- the KHK gene encoding ketohexokinase isoform X4: protein MEEKRILCVGLVCLDIISVVDVYPAEDTDTRCLSQRWQRGGNASNSCTVLSLLGAPCAFMGSLAPGHAADFVLADLRRYAVELTHVVSHPESSFPTSIVISSVSRGTRTILHTNRNLPDVTAQDFEQVDLTQYKWIHWEGRNAAEQVKMIQRVEAHNQACPAHQRVSTSVEVEKSREELYQLFGYGDVVFVSKDVAKDFGFQSAAEAVRGLRTRVRPGATVICAWAEAGADALGPDGELVHSDAFPPETILDTLGAGDTFNAAVILALSRGQRLQEALTFGCQVAGRKCGVHGYDNIV from the exons ATGGAGGAAAAGCGTATCCTGTGTGTTGGGCTGGTTTGCCTGGACATAATCAGCGTGGTGGACGTGTACCCGGCCGAGGACACGGACACCAG GTGCCTGTCTCAGCGCTGGCAGCGGGGTGGCAATGCCTCGAACTCCTGCACCGTGCTGTCCCTGCTGGGGGCGCCCTGCGCCTTCATGGGCTCGCTGGCGCCAGGACACGCAGCCGA CTTCGTCCTGGCCGATCTGCGGCGCTACGCAGTGGAGCTCACCCATGTGGTCTCGCACCCCGAgagctccttccccacctccatcGTCATCAGCAGCGTGAGCAGGGGCACCCGCACCATCCTGCACACAAACAG AAACCTGCCAGATGTGACAGCCCAGGATTTCGAGCAGGTCGACCTCACCCAGTACAAGTGGATCCATTGGGAG GGCAGGAATGCTGCGGAGCAGGTGAAAATGATCCAGCGTGTGGAGGCGCATAACCAGGCCTGCCCAGCCCACCAGAGAGTCTCTACGTCGGTGGAGGTGGAGAAGTCCCGGGAGGAGCTGTACCAGCTCTTCGGCTACGGAGACGTG GTATTTGTCAGCAAGGACGTGGCGAAGGACTTCGGTTTCCAGTCGGCTGCGGAGGCCGTGAGGGGGCTTCGCACCCGCGTGAGACCAGG GGCCACTGTCATCTGCGCCTGGGCCGAGGCAGGGGCTGACGCGCTGGGGCCGGACGGGGAGCTCGTCCACTCGGACGCCTTCCCCCCAGAGACCATCTTGGACACGCTGGGCGCTGGAGACACCTTCAACGCCGCCGTCATCTTGGCCCTGTCGAGAG ggcagaggctgcaggaggcgCTGACCTTCGGCTGCCAGGTGGCTGGCAGGAAGTGCGGGGTCCACGGGTACGACAATATCGTGTGA
- the KHK gene encoding ketohexokinase isoform X3: MEEKRILCVGLVCLDIISVVDVYPAEDTDTRCLSQRWQRGGNASNSCTVLSLLGAPCAFMGSLAPGHAADFVLADLRRYAVELTHVVSHPESSFPTSIVISSVSRGTRTILHTNRRPISCSNANPGRPISTRNLPDVTAQDFEQVDLTQYKWIHWEGRNAAEQVKMIQRVEAHNQACPAHQRVSTSVEVEKSREELYQLFGYGDVVFVSKDVAKDFGFQSAAEAVRGLRTRVRPGATVICAWAEAGADALGPDGELVHSDAFPPETILDTLGAGDTFNAAVILALSRGQRLQEALTFGCQVAGRKCGVHGYDNIV; encoded by the exons ATGGAGGAAAAGCGTATCCTGTGTGTTGGGCTGGTTTGCCTGGACATAATCAGCGTGGTGGACGTGTACCCGGCCGAGGACACGGACACCAG GTGCCTGTCTCAGCGCTGGCAGCGGGGTGGCAATGCCTCGAACTCCTGCACCGTGCTGTCCCTGCTGGGGGCGCCCTGCGCCTTCATGGGCTCGCTGGCGCCAGGACACGCAGCCGA CTTCGTCCTGGCCGATCTGCGGCGCTACGCAGTGGAGCTCACCCATGTGGTCTCGCACCCCGAgagctccttccccacctccatcGTCATCAGCAGCGTGAGCAGGGGCACCCGCACCATCCTGCACACAAACAG ACGCCCAATCAGCTGCAGCAATGCTAATCCTGGCCGACCAATCAGCACCCG AAACCTGCCAGATGTGACAGCCCAGGATTTCGAGCAGGTCGACCTCACCCAGTACAAGTGGATCCATTGGGAG GGCAGGAATGCTGCGGAGCAGGTGAAAATGATCCAGCGTGTGGAGGCGCATAACCAGGCCTGCCCAGCCCACCAGAGAGTCTCTACGTCGGTGGAGGTGGAGAAGTCCCGGGAGGAGCTGTACCAGCTCTTCGGCTACGGAGACGTG GTATTTGTCAGCAAGGACGTGGCGAAGGACTTCGGTTTCCAGTCGGCTGCGGAGGCCGTGAGGGGGCTTCGCACCCGCGTGAGACCAGG GGCCACTGTCATCTGCGCCTGGGCCGAGGCAGGGGCTGACGCGCTGGGGCCGGACGGGGAGCTCGTCCACTCGGACGCCTTCCCCCCAGAGACCATCTTGGACACGCTGGGCGCTGGAGACACCTTCAACGCCGCCGTCATCTTGGCCCTGTCGAGAG ggcagaggctgcaggaggcgCTGACCTTCGGCTGCCAGGTGGCTGGCAGGAAGTGCGGGGTCCACGGGTACGACAATATCGTGTGA
- the KHK gene encoding ketohexokinase isoform X5 yields MEEKRILCVGLVCLDIISVVDVYPAEDTDTRCLSQRWQRGGNASNSCTVLSLLGAPCAFMGSLAPGHAADFIMADFRRRGVDVAHVAWQSRGDTPCACCLVNSTSGSRTVTLYDTNLPDVTAQDFEQVDLTQYKWIHWEGRNAAEQVKMIQRVEAHNQACPAHQRVSTSVEVEKSREELYQLFGYGDVVFVSKDVAKDFGFQSAAEAVRGLRTRVRPGATVICAWAEAGADALGPDGELVHSDAFPPETILDTLGAGDTFNAAVILALSRGQRLQEALTFGCQVAGRKCGVHGYDNIV; encoded by the exons ATGGAGGAAAAGCGTATCCTGTGTGTTGGGCTGGTTTGCCTGGACATAATCAGCGTGGTGGACGTGTACCCGGCCGAGGACACGGACACCAG GTGCCTGTCTCAGCGCTGGCAGCGGGGTGGCAATGCCTCGAACTCCTGCACCGTGCTGTCCCTGCTGGGGGCGCCCTGCGCCTTCATGGGCTCGCTGGCGCCAGGACACGCAGCCGA TTTCATCATGGCGGACTTCCGGCGCAGGGGCGTGGACGTAGCGCATGTGgcgtggcagagccggggggacACGCCGTGCGCCTGCTGCCTTGTGAACAGCACCAGCGGCTCGCGGACGGTCACGCTCTACGACAC AAACCTGCCAGATGTGACAGCCCAGGATTTCGAGCAGGTCGACCTCACCCAGTACAAGTGGATCCATTGGGAG GGCAGGAATGCTGCGGAGCAGGTGAAAATGATCCAGCGTGTGGAGGCGCATAACCAGGCCTGCCCAGCCCACCAGAGAGTCTCTACGTCGGTGGAGGTGGAGAAGTCCCGGGAGGAGCTGTACCAGCTCTTCGGCTACGGAGACGTG GTATTTGTCAGCAAGGACGTGGCGAAGGACTTCGGTTTCCAGTCGGCTGCGGAGGCCGTGAGGGGGCTTCGCACCCGCGTGAGACCAGG GGCCACTGTCATCTGCGCCTGGGCCGAGGCAGGGGCTGACGCGCTGGGGCCGGACGGGGAGCTCGTCCACTCGGACGCCTTCCCCCCAGAGACCATCTTGGACACGCTGGGCGCTGGAGACACCTTCAACGCCGCCGTCATCTTGGCCCTGTCGAGAG ggcagaggctgcaggaggcgCTGACCTTCGGCTGCCAGGTGGCTGGCAGGAAGTGCGGGGTCCACGGGTACGACAATATCGTGTGA
- the KHK gene encoding ketohexokinase isoform X1, whose amino-acid sequence MEEKRILCVGLVCLDIISVVDVYPAEDTDTRCLSQRWQRGGNASNSCTVLSLLGAPCAFMGSLAPGHAADFVLADLRRYAVELTHVVSHPESSFPTSIVISSVSRGTRTILHTNSFIMADFRRRGVDVAHVAWQSRGDTPCACCLVNSTSGSRTVTLYDTNLPDVTAQDFEQVDLTQYKWIHWEGRNAAEQVKMIQRVEAHNQACPAHQRVSTSVEVEKSREELYQLFGYGDVVFVSKDVAKDFGFQSAAEAVRGLRTRVRPGATVICAWAEAGADALGPDGELVHSDAFPPETILDTLGAGDTFNAAVILALSRGQRLQEALTFGCQVAGRKCGVHGYDNIV is encoded by the exons ATGGAGGAAAAGCGTATCCTGTGTGTTGGGCTGGTTTGCCTGGACATAATCAGCGTGGTGGACGTGTACCCGGCCGAGGACACGGACACCAG GTGCCTGTCTCAGCGCTGGCAGCGGGGTGGCAATGCCTCGAACTCCTGCACCGTGCTGTCCCTGCTGGGGGCGCCCTGCGCCTTCATGGGCTCGCTGGCGCCAGGACACGCAGCCGA CTTCGTCCTGGCCGATCTGCGGCGCTACGCAGTGGAGCTCACCCATGTGGTCTCGCACCCCGAgagctccttccccacctccatcGTCATCAGCAGCGTGAGCAGGGGCACCCGCACCATCCTGCACACAAACAG TTTCATCATGGCGGACTTCCGGCGCAGGGGCGTGGACGTAGCGCATGTGgcgtggcagagccggggggacACGCCGTGCGCCTGCTGCCTTGTGAACAGCACCAGCGGCTCGCGGACGGTCACGCTCTACGACAC AAACCTGCCAGATGTGACAGCCCAGGATTTCGAGCAGGTCGACCTCACCCAGTACAAGTGGATCCATTGGGAG GGCAGGAATGCTGCGGAGCAGGTGAAAATGATCCAGCGTGTGGAGGCGCATAACCAGGCCTGCCCAGCCCACCAGAGAGTCTCTACGTCGGTGGAGGTGGAGAAGTCCCGGGAGGAGCTGTACCAGCTCTTCGGCTACGGAGACGTG GTATTTGTCAGCAAGGACGTGGCGAAGGACTTCGGTTTCCAGTCGGCTGCGGAGGCCGTGAGGGGGCTTCGCACCCGCGTGAGACCAGG GGCCACTGTCATCTGCGCCTGGGCCGAGGCAGGGGCTGACGCGCTGGGGCCGGACGGGGAGCTCGTCCACTCGGACGCCTTCCCCCCAGAGACCATCTTGGACACGCTGGGCGCTGGAGACACCTTCAACGCCGCCGTCATCTTGGCCCTGTCGAGAG ggcagaggctgcaggaggcgCTGACCTTCGGCTGCCAGGTGGCTGGCAGGAAGTGCGGGGTCCACGGGTACGACAATATCGTGTGA
- the KHK gene encoding ketohexokinase isoform X2, with translation MGPVRPFPSGWAVRLLGCTALTRGLHSQLARGTGIGCRGSSAALAGGLAWVGAFLKSTSACFVLADLRRYAVELTHVVSHPESSFPTSIVISSVSRGTRTILHTNSFIMADFRRRGVDVAHVAWQSRGDTPCACCLVNSTSGSRTVTLYDTNLPDVTAQDFEQVDLTQYKWIHWEGRNAAEQVKMIQRVEAHNQACPAHQRVSTSVEVEKSREELYQLFGYGDVVFVSKDVAKDFGFQSAAEAVRGLRTRVRPGATVICAWAEAGADALGPDGELVHSDAFPPETILDTLGAGDTFNAAVILALSRGQRLQEALTFGCQVAGRKCGVHGYDNIV, from the exons ATGGGCCCTGTCAGGCCTTTTCCCAGTGGCTGGGCTGTCCGGCTCCTCGGCTGTACTGCCCTCACTCGGGGTCTGCAttcccagctggcaaggggcacCGGGATCGGGTGCAGGGGATCTTCTGCAGCGTTGGCAGGGGGGTTAGCATGGGTTGGTGCTTTTCTAAAATCCACATCTGCTTG CTTCGTCCTGGCCGATCTGCGGCGCTACGCAGTGGAGCTCACCCATGTGGTCTCGCACCCCGAgagctccttccccacctccatcGTCATCAGCAGCGTGAGCAGGGGCACCCGCACCATCCTGCACACAAACAG TTTCATCATGGCGGACTTCCGGCGCAGGGGCGTGGACGTAGCGCATGTGgcgtggcagagccggggggacACGCCGTGCGCCTGCTGCCTTGTGAACAGCACCAGCGGCTCGCGGACGGTCACGCTCTACGACAC AAACCTGCCAGATGTGACAGCCCAGGATTTCGAGCAGGTCGACCTCACCCAGTACAAGTGGATCCATTGGGAG GGCAGGAATGCTGCGGAGCAGGTGAAAATGATCCAGCGTGTGGAGGCGCATAACCAGGCCTGCCCAGCCCACCAGAGAGTCTCTACGTCGGTGGAGGTGGAGAAGTCCCGGGAGGAGCTGTACCAGCTCTTCGGCTACGGAGACGTG GTATTTGTCAGCAAGGACGTGGCGAAGGACTTCGGTTTCCAGTCGGCTGCGGAGGCCGTGAGGGGGCTTCGCACCCGCGTGAGACCAGG GGCCACTGTCATCTGCGCCTGGGCCGAGGCAGGGGCTGACGCGCTGGGGCCGGACGGGGAGCTCGTCCACTCGGACGCCTTCCCCCCAGAGACCATCTTGGACACGCTGGGCGCTGGAGACACCTTCAACGCCGCCGTCATCTTGGCCCTGTCGAGAG ggcagaggctgcaggaggcgCTGACCTTCGGCTGCCAGGTGGCTGGCAGGAAGTGCGGGGTCCACGGGTACGACAATATCGTGTGA